From a single Miscanthus floridulus cultivar M001 chromosome 8, ASM1932011v1, whole genome shotgun sequence genomic region:
- the LOC136471015 gene encoding probable pyridoxal 5'-phosphate synthase subunit PDX2 isoform X2, whose protein sequence is MAVVGVLALQGSYNEHMAALRRIGVKGVEVRKPEQLLGVDSLIIPGGESTTMAKLANYHNLFPALREFVGCGKPVWGTCAGLIFLANKAVGQKTGGQELVGGLDCTVHRNFFGSQLQSFETELSVPKLSEKEGGNDTCRGVFIRAPAILEVGPDVEILADCPVPADRPSITISFGEGTEEEVYSKDRVIVAVRQGNILATAFHPELTSDSRWHRFFLDMDKESQAKAFSALSLSSSSRDTEDWPKNKPLDLPIFE, encoded by the exons ATGGCGGTGGTGGGCGTCCTCGCGCTGCAGGGCTCCTACAACGAGCACATGGCCG CGCTGAGGAGGATCGGGGTGAAGGGGGTGGAGGTGCGCAAGCCGGAGCAGCTCCTCGGCGTTGACTCGCTCATCATCCCCGGCGGCGAGAGCACCACCATGGCCAAGCTTGCCAACTACCACAACCTG TTCCCTGCACTTCGAGAGTTTGTTGGATGTGGAAAGCCTGTATGGGGAACCTGCGCTGGGCTCATCTTTCTCGCAAACAAAGCAGTAG GGCAAAAAACAGGGGGTCAGGAACTTGTCGGAGGACTAGATTGTACTGTCCACCGAAACTTTTTTGGGAGTCAG CTTCAAAGCTTTGAGACAGAGCTTTCTGTGCCAAAGCTTTcagagaaggaaggagggaatgaTACATGCCGTGGTGTATTTATACGGGCACCTGCTATATTGGAAGTTGGTCCAGATGTTGAAATATTAGCTGATTGCCCTGTTCCTGCTGACAGACCCAGCATTACAATATCATTTGGGGAGGGTACTGAG GAAGAAGTTTATTCAAAAGATCGGGTAATTGTTGCAGTACGTCAAGGGAACATCCTTGCAACTGCTTTCCATCCAGAATTGACATCAGACTCCAGATG GCATCGCTTCTTCTTGGACATGGATAAAGAATCCCAAGCAAAGGCCTTCTCTGCGCTGTCATTGTCATCTTCGTCAAGAGACACTGAAGACTGGCCAAAGAATAAGCCACTTGATCTGCCCATTTTTGAGTAA
- the LOC136475595 gene encoding protein TRI1-like — protein MAAVARVFRGSLFLMSPAAGAAAGAKKAGAASAAVATKKRTKAASTEPRALTGIRKPMPVSDEFSRFAGGAPEVARSDAMKLIWAHIKAHGLQDPAKKTEINCDATLKSLFGGRDRIGMLEIMKLLRPHFLKN, from the exons ATGGCGGCGGTAGCGAGGGTTTTCCGCGGGTCTCTCTTCCTGATGTccccggcggcgggcgcggcggcgggggcCAAGAAGGCaggcgcggcgtcggcggcggtggcgaccAAGAAGCGGACCAAGGCGGCGTCCACGGAGCCGAGGGCGCTGACCGGGATCAGGAAGCCGATGCCGGTGTCCGATGAGTTCAGCAGGTTCGCCGGCGGCGCGCCCGAGGTCGCACGCTCCGACGCCATGAAGCTCATCTGGGCCCACATCAAGGCCCACGGCCTCCAG GACCCAGCCAAGAAAACGGAGATCAACTGTGATGCCACACTCAAAAGCTTGTTTGGTGGGAGGGACAGGATTGGAATGCTGGAGATCATGAAGCTGCTGCGCCCTCACTTTTTGAAGAACTAG
- the LOC136471015 gene encoding probable pyridoxal 5'-phosphate synthase subunit PDX2 isoform X1, whose protein sequence is MAVVGVLALQGSYNEHMAALRRIGVKGVEVRKPEQLLGVDSLIIPGGESTTMAKLANYHNLFPALREFVGCGKPVWGTCAGLIFLANKAVALLAGQKTGGQELVGGLDCTVHRNFFGSQLQSFETELSVPKLSEKEGGNDTCRGVFIRAPAILEVGPDVEILADCPVPADRPSITISFGEGTEEEVYSKDRVIVAVRQGNILATAFHPELTSDSRWHRFFLDMDKESQAKAFSALSLSSSSRDTEDWPKNKPLDLPIFE, encoded by the exons ATGGCGGTGGTGGGCGTCCTCGCGCTGCAGGGCTCCTACAACGAGCACATGGCCG CGCTGAGGAGGATCGGGGTGAAGGGGGTGGAGGTGCGCAAGCCGGAGCAGCTCCTCGGCGTTGACTCGCTCATCATCCCCGGCGGCGAGAGCACCACCATGGCCAAGCTTGCCAACTACCACAACCTG TTCCCTGCACTTCGAGAGTTTGTTGGATGTGGAAAGCCTGTATGGGGAACCTGCGCTGGGCTCATCTTTCTCGCAAACAAAGCAGTAG CGTTACTTGCAGGGCAAAAAACAGGGGGTCAGGAACTTGTCGGAGGACTAGATTGTACTGTCCACCGAAACTTTTTTGGGAGTCAG CTTCAAAGCTTTGAGACAGAGCTTTCTGTGCCAAAGCTTTcagagaaggaaggagggaatgaTACATGCCGTGGTGTATTTATACGGGCACCTGCTATATTGGAAGTTGGTCCAGATGTTGAAATATTAGCTGATTGCCCTGTTCCTGCTGACAGACCCAGCATTACAATATCATTTGGGGAGGGTACTGAG GAAGAAGTTTATTCAAAAGATCGGGTAATTGTTGCAGTACGTCAAGGGAACATCCTTGCAACTGCTTTCCATCCAGAATTGACATCAGACTCCAGATG GCATCGCTTCTTCTTGGACATGGATAAAGAATCCCAAGCAAAGGCCTTCTCTGCGCTGTCATTGTCATCTTCGTCAAGAGACACTGAAGACTGGCCAAAGAATAAGCCACTTGATCTGCCCATTTTTGAGTAA
- the LOC136471017 gene encoding probable polygalacturonase At1g80170, translated as MRRAMGAATRCALLLALVLVAAAPRMAVGDGDGGGGGEAREEQVLRLWSSSSARDGEAEDEGRFLKSEWEDDEEEEDRVMAVQGKGACRNVVNVDSFGAAGDGDGDDTQAFASAWKTACSLDNAVFLVPAGRRYKVGAIQFVGPCKDNRMIIQIQGTIVAPEEPSEWDPRSPRLWLLFSGLAGARIQGGGVIDGSGSKWWANSCKINKSNPCRGAPTAVTIDSCRGVRVRGLRVQNAQQMHVTVSRSRGVRVVGLRIEAPEDSPNTDGIHVAESTAVTIQRCRIGTGDDCISIVNGSFGVKMRDIDCGPGHGISIGSLGKGGAFAAVADVALDSARISRAQNGVRIKTWQGGAGYVRGVRFANVAVDGVDHPIIIDQFYCDAATRPCANQTSAVAVSDVSYRNISGTSRRAEAIRFACSDAVPCTGIVLSDINLRRADDDGEVQTVCNCAVGFDYGHVQPAADCLRSSTCGGAPDKHHPDDHDEEQGKDEAVVLHTEL; from the exons ATGCGTCGTGCAATGGGTGCGGCGACGAGGTGCGCGCTGCTCTTGGCGCTGGTGCTCGTGGCCGCGGCACCGAGGATGGCCGTGGGCGACGgcgacggtggtggtggcggtgaggcGAGGGAGGAGCAGGTCCTGAGGCTATGGTCGTCGTCGTCGGCTAGGGACGGAGAAGCCGAGGACGAAGGTCGCTTCTTGAAGTCGGAgtgggaggacgacgaggaggaggaggaccgcgtCATGGCGGTGCAGGGGAAGGGGGCGTGCAGGAACGTGGTGAACGTCGACAGCTTCGGCGCGGCGGGCGATGGAGACGGCGACGACACCCAG GCGTTCGCGAGCGCGTGGAAGACGGCGTGCTCGCTGGACAACGCGGTATTCCTGGTGCCCGCCGGCCGCCGCTACAAGGTCGGCGCCATCCAGTTCGTGGGTCCCTGCAAGGACAACAGGATGATCATCCAG ATCCAGGGCACGATCGTGGCGCCCGAGGAGCCGTCGGAGTGGGACCCCCGGAGCCCCCGGCTGTGGCTGCTCTTCTCGGGGCTCGCTGGCGCGCGCATCCAGGGCGGCGGCGTCATCGACGGCTCCGGCTCCAAGTGGTGGGCCAACTCCTGCAAGATCAACAAGTCCAAC CCGTGCAGGGGTGCCCCGACGGCGGTGACGATCGACTCGTGCCGGGGCGTGCGCGTGCGGGGTCTCCGCGTGCAGAACGCGCAGCAGATGCACGTGACGGTGTCCAGGTCCCGCGGCGTGCGCGTGGTCGGGCTCCGCATCGAGGCCCCCGAGGACAGCCCCAACACGGACGGCATCCACGTGGCCGAGTCCACGGCGGTGACCATCCAGAGGTGCCGCATCGGCACCGGCGACGACTGCATCTCCATCGTCAACGGCAGCTTCGGCGTCAAGATGCGGGACATCGACTGCGGCCCGGGCCACGGCATCAGCATCGGCAGCCTGGGCAAGGGCGGCGCGTTCGCGGCGGTGGCGGACGTGGCGCTGGACAGCGCGCGGATCAGCCGCGCGCAGAACGGGGTGCGGATCAAGACGTGGCAGGGCGGCGCCGGGTACGTCCGCGGCGTGCGCTTCGCCAACGTCGCCGTCGATGGCGTCGACCACCCCATCATCATCGACCAGTTCTACTGCGACGCTGCCACCCGCCCCTGCGCCAACCAGACCTCCGCCGTGGCCGTGTCCGACGTGTCGTACCGCAACATCAGCGGCACGTCGCGACGCGCAGAGGCCATCAGGTTCGCGTGCAGCGACGCCGTGCCCTGCACCGGCATCGTGCTCAGCGACATCAACCTGCGCcgcgctgatgatgatggcgaggTGCAGACCGTTTGCAACTGCGCCGTCGGGTTCGACTACGGTCACGTCCAGCCCGCCGCTGACTGCCTCCGCAGCAGCACCTGCGGCGGCGCGCCTGATAAGCACCACCCCGACGACCACGACGAGGAGCAGGGGAAAGACGAGGCCGTCGTCCTGCACACCGAGCTCTGA